In Asanoa sp. WMMD1127, one genomic interval encodes:
- a CDS encoding oxidoreductase, whose protein sequence is MIAIVTGGAAGIGYATAAGLADRGLDVLIAGRRADVLQSAAHRLRATHPSARVSTGELDLADLASVREFASRVRAEHPRIDVLVNNAGVMAVPERRLTADGFELTFGTNHLGHFALTGLLLPALLAAPAPRVVTVSAVIARRGRIDFDNLDLHRGYRPMRAYSASKLANVAFALELAARTDRLRSIGVHPGTAPTGIQRHVPPWLRFVADRVVALAGQSAADAARPSLLAATDPTIASGAYYAPNGIGEGRGRPAPARIPAAAQDPEFRARLWATSERLTGVSYELASSRDRPHVV, encoded by the coding sequence ATGATCGCGATCGTTACCGGCGGTGCCGCGGGCATCGGGTACGCGACAGCGGCCGGCCTCGCCGATCGCGGCCTGGACGTGCTCATCGCCGGGCGCCGGGCCGATGTGCTCCAGTCGGCCGCTCACCGGCTCCGGGCGACGCACCCGTCCGCGAGGGTCAGCACCGGCGAGCTCGATCTCGCCGACCTGGCGTCGGTGCGGGAGTTCGCCTCGCGGGTCCGCGCCGAACACCCGCGGATCGACGTCCTGGTCAACAACGCCGGTGTGATGGCCGTACCCGAGCGCCGGCTGACCGCCGACGGGTTCGAGCTCACGTTCGGCACCAACCACCTGGGGCACTTCGCGCTGACCGGGCTGCTCCTGCCGGCCCTGCTCGCCGCCCCCGCGCCGCGCGTGGTCACGGTGAGCGCCGTGATCGCCCGGCGGGGCCGCATCGACTTCGACAACCTCGACCTGCACCGCGGCTACCGGCCGATGCGGGCCTACAGCGCGTCCAAGCTGGCCAACGTGGCGTTCGCCCTGGAACTCGCGGCCCGCACCGACCGGTTGCGCAGCATCGGCGTCCACCCGGGCACGGCACCGACCGGCATCCAGCGCCACGTGCCGCCGTGGTTGCGCTTCGTCGCCGACCGTGTGGTCGCCTTGGCCGGCCAGAGCGCGGCGGACGCCGCCCGTCCGTCGCTCCTGGCCGCCACGGACCCGACCATCGCCAGCGGCGCCTACTACGCCCCCAACGGCATCGGCGAGGGCCGCGGCCGCCCGGCGCCGGCCCGGATCCCCGCGGCCGCCCAGGACCCTGAGTTTCGTGCTCGCCTGTGGGCTACATCGGAGCGACTGACCGGAGTGTCCTATGAGCTGGCGTCGTCCCGCGACCGGCCGCACGTCGTCTGA
- a CDS encoding TetR family transcriptional regulator: MPPSGDAQETRRRLVEAAYREFAAHGIAGARVDRVAASAGVNKALIYFHFGNKEGLFTAVFEQIVNQTLAEAPMDAANLPEYAARLFDAGQTHPDALRLATWHRLERAADHPPLRAVLDANQSKIDAIAKAQAAGQVTTRYTAAEILALVLTLANMWSVMTPEMHLAAPKDPATRRALVISAVATLVQP, translated from the coding sequence ATGCCACCCAGCGGAGACGCCCAGGAGACCCGCCGCCGGCTCGTCGAGGCCGCTTACCGCGAGTTCGCCGCGCACGGCATAGCCGGCGCCCGCGTCGACCGGGTCGCGGCCAGCGCGGGCGTCAACAAGGCCCTGATCTATTTCCACTTCGGCAACAAGGAGGGCCTCTTCACCGCGGTCTTCGAGCAGATCGTCAACCAGACCCTCGCCGAGGCCCCGATGGATGCCGCGAACCTCCCGGAGTACGCGGCCCGCTTGTTCGACGCCGGCCAGACCCACCCCGACGCCCTCCGCCTGGCCACCTGGCACCGCCTCGAGCGCGCTGCCGACCACCCGCCGCTCAGGGCGGTCCTGGACGCCAACCAGTCCAAGATCGACGCGATCGCCAAGGCCCAGGCCGCGGGCCAGGTGACCACCCGCTACACGGCCGCCGAGATCCTGGCGCTGGTCCTCACCCTCGCCAACATGTGGTCGGTGATGACTCCGGAGATGCACCTGGCGGCGCCCAAGGACCCCGCCACCCGCCGCGCGCTGGTCATCTCAGCGGTGGCCACGCTGGTCCAGCCCTGA
- a CDS encoding bifunctional diguanylate cyclase/phosphodiesterase — translation MSSLRTGLGRVARGAGAAEVPARAHAFTALLVVLAVVATMVGLLWPAHIPAGDPLPPIARFGIACGVMALAQLASLRLRIGSGRLSVTWGEAALIIGLYAAPSGWLPAATFAAALAAWLLLATFAKLRTPLEVVHIAASQTVAVAAAVTVACRLADPIGAPLTPPLAGALVLGALTYLLVGALLAVCYLRLVHGVPVFATLVRALHDKLLMFIGNVVVGLATVAMVDSDPRWLLLLPPVLWLLQQTYGHRLRAADERRAWEEFAGATSALKKLDEDEVAVAGVAGALRLLVAERVDLDVVRMNGSWRRYHADADGGNGVTDLDERPATGGDESTLVRELTVRGQLVGQIRVALPRPTLPSARDEFALRSFGDTLAVALHDAVTHRAWSLLQERSSYDAVHDAQTGLLNRAAVVAQGDAALRRLGRDHPVALVVVDIDRFRTVNDTLGHAAGDELLAATATRMKALTGQGELLGRLGGDQFALLIAGAERMTTSRALDRAAELIEAVAATTEVQGIQLAVEASAGVVVAVPGSANVAELLRRADIALRQAKEGGGGNTACYDPSRDESSTDQLTLLSELREALEAEDQLVLALQPAVDLTTGAPTGVEALIRWRHPRRGVLKPGDFVRAAEESDLLGAFTLYVIDRALRVAADVAAHGMDVPIAVNLSAHNLLDQHLPSDVNELLRRHGVSPDRLVLEITETVVMSDQEVIDEVLAGLRQLGVRIALDDFGTGYSSLAFLARVPVDEVKVDRSFVMRMAESPQAAAIVRFTIGLGQELGLRVVAEGVETAAQRAALENLGCGAAQGYHFFKPMPADKIVAVLSQLTDSARAQVFPLRADGSA, via the coding sequence ATGAGTTCGTTGCGCACCGGCCTGGGTCGCGTGGCCCGGGGCGCCGGCGCCGCGGAGGTGCCCGCCCGGGCGCACGCGTTCACCGCCCTCCTGGTCGTGCTCGCCGTGGTCGCCACCATGGTCGGGCTGCTCTGGCCGGCGCACATCCCGGCCGGCGACCCGCTGCCACCGATCGCCCGGTTCGGCATCGCGTGCGGCGTGATGGCCCTGGCTCAGCTCGCCAGCCTCCGACTACGCATCGGCTCCGGGCGACTATCCGTCACCTGGGGCGAGGCCGCGCTGATCATCGGCCTCTACGCCGCACCATCGGGCTGGTTGCCGGCCGCCACGTTCGCCGCCGCGCTCGCCGCCTGGCTCCTCCTCGCCACCTTCGCGAAGCTCCGCACACCCCTCGAGGTCGTGCACATCGCGGCCAGCCAGACCGTCGCCGTCGCCGCGGCCGTCACGGTCGCCTGCCGCCTCGCCGACCCGATCGGCGCGCCGCTCACCCCGCCGCTGGCCGGCGCCCTGGTCCTCGGCGCTCTCACCTATCTCCTGGTCGGCGCCCTGCTCGCCGTCTGCTACCTGCGGCTCGTCCACGGCGTTCCGGTCTTCGCCACCCTGGTCCGCGCGCTGCACGACAAGCTGCTGATGTTCATCGGCAACGTCGTCGTCGGCCTCGCCACCGTCGCGATGGTCGACTCTGACCCGCGCTGGCTCCTCCTGCTGCCGCCGGTGCTGTGGCTGCTCCAGCAGACCTATGGCCACCGGCTGCGGGCCGCCGACGAGCGCCGTGCCTGGGAGGAGTTCGCCGGCGCGACCAGCGCCCTCAAGAAGCTCGACGAGGACGAGGTGGCGGTGGCCGGCGTCGCCGGCGCGCTGCGGCTGCTGGTGGCCGAGCGCGTCGACCTCGACGTGGTGCGGATGAACGGCAGCTGGCGGCGCTACCACGCCGACGCCGACGGCGGCAACGGCGTTACCGACCTCGACGAGCGGCCCGCGACCGGCGGCGACGAGTCGACCCTGGTGCGCGAGCTCACCGTACGCGGCCAGCTCGTCGGCCAGATCCGGGTCGCGCTGCCGCGCCCCACGCTGCCGTCCGCCCGCGACGAGTTCGCGCTGCGCTCCTTCGGCGACACACTGGCCGTCGCCCTCCACGACGCCGTCACCCACCGCGCGTGGTCGCTGCTCCAGGAGCGATCGTCGTACGACGCCGTGCACGACGCCCAGACCGGCCTGCTCAACCGGGCCGCGGTCGTCGCGCAGGGTGACGCGGCCCTGCGCCGGCTCGGCCGCGACCACCCGGTGGCGCTGGTCGTCGTCGACATCGACCGGTTCCGCACGGTCAACGACACCCTCGGCCACGCCGCCGGTGACGAGCTCCTCGCCGCCACCGCCACCCGCATGAAGGCCCTGACCGGCCAGGGCGAGCTGCTCGGCCGGCTCGGCGGCGACCAGTTCGCGCTGCTGATCGCCGGCGCCGAGCGGATGACCACGTCACGGGCGCTGGACCGGGCCGCCGAGCTGATCGAAGCCGTCGCCGCCACCACCGAGGTGCAGGGCATCCAGCTCGCCGTCGAAGCCTCGGCCGGCGTCGTCGTCGCGGTGCCCGGCAGTGCCAACGTGGCCGAGCTGCTGCGCCGCGCCGACATCGCGCTCCGCCAGGCCAAGGAGGGCGGCGGCGGCAACACGGCCTGCTACGACCCGAGCCGCGACGAGAGCAGCACCGACCAGCTGACGCTGCTGTCCGAGCTGCGCGAGGCGCTGGAGGCCGAGGATCAGCTCGTGCTCGCGCTGCAGCCCGCGGTTGACCTGACCACCGGCGCGCCGACCGGCGTCGAGGCCCTCATCCGCTGGCGCCACCCCCGCCGGGGCGTCCTCAAGCCCGGTGACTTCGTCCGTGCCGCCGAGGAGAGCGACCTGCTCGGCGCGTTCACGCTGTACGTCATCGACCGCGCGCTGCGGGTCGCCGCCGACGTGGCCGCGCACGGCATGGACGTGCCGATCGCCGTGAACCTGTCGGCGCACAACCTGCTCGACCAGCACCTGCCCTCCGACGTCAACGAGCTCCTGCGCCGCCACGGCGTCAGCCCCGACCGGCTCGTCCTCGAGATCACCGAGACCGTCGTGATGAGCGACCAGGAAGTGATCGACGAGGTCCTGGCCGGGTTGCGCCAGCTGGGCGTCCGGATCGCGCTCGACGACTTCGGCACCGGCTACTCGTCGCTGGCCTTCCTCGCCCGGGTACCGGTCGACGAGGTCAAGGTCGACCGGTCCTTCGTGATGCGGATGGCCGAGTCACCCCAGGCGGCGGCGATCGTGCGGTTCACGATCGGGCTCGGGCAGGAGCTGGGGTTGCGGGTCGTCGCCGAGGGCGTCGAGACCGCCGCGCAGCGGGCGGCGCTGGAAAACCTCGGCTGCGGCGCGGCCCAGGGCTACCACTTCTTCAAGCCGATGCCGGCCGACAAGATCGTCGCGGTGTTGAGCCAGCTGACGGACTCGGCGCGGGCGCAGGTCTTTCCGCTGCGGGCCGACGGGTCGGCCTGA
- the mca gene encoding mycothiol conjugate amidase Mca, giving the protein MAEQLRLMAVHAHPDDESSKGAASAARYVAEGVDVLVATCTGGERGSVLNPKLDRPDVWENIAEIRRAEMDAARAILGVRQAWLGFVDSGLPEGDPLPPLPEGCFALQPLEVATAPLVKLMREFRPHVVTTYDENGGYPHPDHIMCHKVSVAAFEAAGDPERYRDLGEPWQPLKLYYNIGWSRGRLLATHEALLAAGLESPYTEWLEKWDEREDKGDRVTTRVECGDYFEVRDDALRAHATQVDPDGGWFQVPLDIQRKVWPTEDFELVKSLVDSPVPESDLFAGVREAVRAR; this is encoded by the coding sequence GTGGCAGAGCAGTTGCGTCTGATGGCCGTGCACGCACATCCGGACGACGAGTCGAGCAAGGGTGCGGCGAGCGCCGCGCGCTATGTCGCCGAGGGTGTCGACGTGCTGGTCGCGACCTGCACGGGCGGTGAGCGCGGCAGCGTGCTCAACCCCAAGCTCGACCGACCCGACGTGTGGGAGAACATCGCCGAGATCCGCCGCGCCGAGATGGACGCGGCCCGGGCGATCCTCGGGGTCAGGCAGGCCTGGCTGGGCTTCGTCGACTCCGGCCTGCCCGAGGGCGACCCGCTGCCGCCGCTGCCCGAAGGCTGCTTCGCGCTGCAGCCGCTCGAGGTGGCCACGGCGCCGCTGGTGAAGTTGATGCGGGAGTTCCGTCCGCACGTCGTGACGACCTACGACGAGAACGGCGGCTACCCGCACCCCGACCACATCATGTGTCACAAGGTCAGCGTGGCGGCGTTCGAGGCCGCCGGCGACCCGGAGCGCTACCGCGACCTGGGCGAGCCGTGGCAGCCGCTCAAGCTCTACTACAACATCGGCTGGAGCCGGGGTCGCCTGCTCGCCACCCACGAGGCGCTGCTGGCCGCCGGCCTGGAGTCGCCCTACACCGAGTGGCTCGAGAAGTGGGACGAGCGCGAGGACAAGGGCGACCGGGTCACCACCCGGGTCGAGTGCGGCGACTACTTCGAGGTCCGCGACGACGCCCTGCGCGCCCACGCTACCCAGGTCGACCCCGACGGCGGCTGGTTCCAGGTGCCGCTCGACATCCAGCGCAAGGTCTGGCCGACCGAGGACTTCGAGTTGGTCAAGTCGCTGGTCGACAGCCCGGTGCCCGAGTCCGACCTGTTCGCGGGCGTTCGGGAGGCGGTGCGCGCCCGCTGA
- a CDS encoding DUF4307 domain-containing protein encodes MPTATTPAAPVFPPGRYGRRREPQRRRPWLVAGLALVTVVVGALVAVRLYKNYGDPAYDAQVVNYTEIDDSGLTLRFRVTIPEGGQASCLLRARSRDGADVGKQEIVVRDRPGDGTTAVTQRLVTSARPFVGEVLRCVPVA; translated from the coding sequence CTGCCGACAGCAACCACACCGGCCGCGCCGGTGTTCCCGCCCGGTCGCTACGGCCGCCGGCGGGAGCCCCAGCGCCGCCGCCCGTGGCTGGTCGCCGGTCTCGCCCTGGTCACCGTCGTCGTCGGCGCGCTGGTGGCGGTGCGGCTCTACAAAAACTACGGCGACCCGGCGTACGACGCCCAGGTCGTCAACTACACGGAGATCGACGACTCGGGCCTGACGCTGCGGTTCCGCGTGACGATCCCAGAGGGTGGACAGGCCTCCTGCCTGCTGCGGGCGCGGTCCCGCGACGGCGCGGATGTCGGCAAGCAGGAGATCGTCGTCCGTGACCGGCCCGGCGACGGGACTACAGCGGTCACCCAGCGCCTGGTCACGTCGGCAAGGCCATTCGTCGGAGAAGTCCTGCGCTGCGTACCGGTGGCATAA
- the greA gene encoding transcription elongation factor GreA: MSTTDRGTPVTWLSQDAHDRLQAELDELIAARPVIAAEINARREEGDLRENGGYHAAREEQGKQEHRISYLKELLRTAQVGDAPKADAVAPGTVVTIHFDDDADDTETFLLGSREISATTDLTVYSPESALGKAILGAHNGDTVTYTAPSGADIKVTVVKFAPFEG, translated from the coding sequence GTGTCCACGACCGACCGCGGGACTCCCGTCACCTGGTTGTCCCAGGACGCGCATGACCGGCTCCAGGCGGAACTCGACGAGCTGATCGCGGCCCGCCCGGTGATCGCCGCCGAGATCAACGCCCGCCGCGAGGAAGGCGACCTGCGCGAGAACGGTGGCTACCACGCCGCGCGCGAGGAGCAGGGCAAGCAGGAGCACCGGATCAGCTACCTCAAGGAGCTGCTGCGCACCGCGCAGGTCGGCGACGCCCCCAAGGCCGACGCCGTCGCCCCGGGCACCGTCGTGACGATCCACTTCGACGACGACGCCGACGACACCGAGACGTTCCTGCTCGGTTCGCGTGAGATCTCCGCGACCACCGACCTGACCGTCTACAGCCCCGAGTCCGCGCTCGGCAAGGCGATCCTCGGGGCGCACAACGGTGACACCGTGACCTACACGGCCCCCAGCGGCGCCGACATCAAGGTCACCGTGGTCAAGTTCGCGCCCTTCGAGGGCTGA
- the ilvA gene encoding threonine ammonia-lyase, whose protein sequence is MTDLVGLADVEAARELLAGVVRTTPLEPSRPLSARLGGPAWLKCENLQRAGSYKVRGAYVRIARLSDAERARGVVAASAGNHAQGVALAAEMLGASATVFMPVGAPLPKVAATKGYGAAIELVGATVDESLVAAKEFADRTGAVFIHPFDHHDVIAGQGTVALEILEQCPQVRTIVTGVGGGGLVSGIAVAAKALNPHLRVIGVQAAAAAAFPPSLVAGAPTRLENYSTIADGIAVGCPGDITFAHVEKLVDEIVTVTEEDISRALLMLLERGKLVVEPAGAVGVAALLAGVVEAEPPTVAVLSGGNIDPLLLMRVIEHGLAAAGRFLRVTVRCADRPGSLANLLTQIADQHANVVDVVHQRQNPHLRLGEVEVALSVETRGSEHSDQVVGALRASGYVVSFA, encoded by the coding sequence ATGACGGACCTTGTCGGGCTGGCCGACGTCGAGGCGGCGCGTGAGTTGCTCGCCGGCGTCGTGCGCACCACGCCGCTGGAACCCTCCCGCCCATTGAGCGCCCGGCTCGGCGGTCCGGCCTGGCTGAAGTGCGAGAACCTGCAGCGCGCCGGTTCCTACAAGGTGCGCGGGGCGTACGTGCGGATCGCCCGGCTCAGCGACGCGGAGCGTGCCCGCGGCGTGGTGGCGGCCAGCGCCGGCAACCACGCGCAGGGTGTCGCGTTGGCCGCGGAGATGCTCGGGGCCAGCGCCACCGTCTTCATGCCCGTCGGGGCGCCGCTGCCCAAGGTCGCGGCCACCAAGGGCTACGGGGCCGCGATCGAGCTGGTCGGCGCCACCGTCGACGAGTCGCTGGTGGCGGCCAAGGAGTTCGCCGATCGTACGGGCGCCGTGTTCATCCATCCCTTCGACCACCACGACGTGATCGCCGGGCAGGGCACGGTCGCGCTGGAGATCCTCGAGCAGTGCCCCCAGGTCCGCACGATCGTCACCGGGGTCGGTGGCGGCGGGCTGGTCTCCGGCATCGCGGTCGCGGCCAAGGCGCTCAACCCGCACCTGCGGGTGATCGGCGTGCAGGCCGCGGCGGCCGCCGCCTTCCCGCCCTCCCTCGTCGCGGGCGCGCCGACCCGGCTCGAGAACTACTCGACGATCGCCGACGGCATCGCGGTCGGTTGCCCCGGCGACATCACCTTCGCGCACGTCGAGAAGCTGGTCGACGAGATCGTCACCGTGACCGAGGAAGACATCTCGCGCGCGCTGCTGATGCTGCTCGAACGCGGCAAGCTGGTCGTTGAGCCGGCCGGCGCGGTCGGGGTGGCCGCCCTGCTGGCCGGGGTGGTCGAGGCAGAGCCGCCGACCGTCGCGGTGCTCTCCGGCGGCAACATCGACCCGCTGCTGCTGATGCGCGTGATCGAGCACGGCCTCGCGGCGGCGGGCCGGTTCCTGCGGGTCACGGTGCGTTGCGCCGACCGGCCCGGCTCGCTGGCCAACCTGCTCACGCAGATCGCCGACCAGCACGCCAACGTGGTCGACGTCGTGCACCAGCGGCAGAACCCGCACCTGCGGCTCGGCGAGGTCGAGGTGGCGCTGTCGGTCGAGACGCGCGGCTCGGAGCACTCCGACCAGGTGGTCGGGGCGCTGCGGGCGAGCGGTTACGTCGTCTCGTTCGCCTGA
- a CDS encoding DUF4328 domain-containing protein has protein sequence MNEFVVPGPRTYRVRAFGLAAVVLVGLAALLYVLSAVLDWVYAISIAGVVIPDKMATSVRLGQAELGVMVASLLVQPAALVLTIIWLWRARKNLDAFPDPPSTMGAGWAVGGWFVPIANVAIPGRIMRTVARESTGDRRVTAAAITWWAALVLMVLVPRLTGVFVPTSVSPDATLPELVDLVADHHRTVAIVMTVAAAAALLAALAFGYAVPRISAAQEDRVTGVSGSPGAPGGVGSATIGA, from the coding sequence GTGAATGAGTTCGTAGTGCCGGGGCCCCGCACGTACCGGGTGCGGGCGTTCGGGCTGGCCGCGGTGGTGCTGGTGGGCCTGGCCGCCCTCCTGTACGTGCTCTCGGCAGTCCTCGACTGGGTCTACGCGATCAGCATCGCCGGCGTGGTCATCCCGGACAAGATGGCGACGTCGGTGCGGCTCGGCCAGGCCGAGCTGGGCGTGATGGTGGCGAGCCTGCTCGTCCAACCGGCCGCGCTGGTGTTGACGATCATCTGGCTGTGGCGGGCTCGGAAGAACCTCGACGCTTTTCCTGACCCACCGTCGACGATGGGCGCGGGCTGGGCGGTCGGCGGCTGGTTCGTACCGATCGCCAATGTGGCCATTCCCGGCCGGATCATGCGCACTGTCGCCCGCGAGAGCACCGGTGACCGCCGGGTCACCGCCGCCGCCATCACCTGGTGGGCCGCGCTGGTCCTGATGGTGCTCGTCCCGCGCTTGACCGGCGTGTTCGTGCCGACGTCGGTCAGCCCGGACGCCACCCTGCCGGAGCTGGTCGACCTGGTAGCCGACCATCACCGCACGGTGGCGATCGTCATGACGGTGGCCGCCGCAGCCGCTCTGCTGGCCGCGCTCGCGTTCGGCTACGCCGTGCCCCGGATCTCCGCGGCGCAGGAAGATCGGGTGACGGGTGTCTCAGGGTCACCCGGCGCGCCCGGCGGCGTGGGAAGTGCGACCATCGGGGCATGA
- a CDS encoding DUF4328 domain-containing protein, with protein sequence MNQFVYEGHKTYRVRGIGVAAVAVVCLAALAYLANLALYWAITITGRAANGDVDQLDTTISLENLLPYAGLGVGLAQIVAVVLTMIWLWRARKNLDAFPDTQPVLSPGWAIGGWFLPIANLVVPGRMVANVARQSVREGWVSAVAVIWWVALVLATVADRLAGVVQPSQTDDVVIAVMDNYLTISIILTVSVGAAVIAAVAFAVAVPRISGAQEERIHRGWYEEQNRTAVGA encoded by the coding sequence ATGAACCAGTTCGTCTACGAGGGACACAAGACCTACCGGGTACGCGGCATCGGCGTGGCCGCGGTGGCCGTCGTCTGCCTGGCCGCGCTGGCCTACCTGGCCAACCTGGCGCTGTACTGGGCCATCACGATCACCGGCCGGGCCGCAAACGGTGACGTCGACCAGCTCGACACGACGATCTCGTTGGAGAACCTGCTCCCGTACGCCGGCCTCGGTGTCGGGTTGGCCCAGATCGTCGCCGTGGTGCTGACAATGATCTGGCTGTGGCGGGCCCGCAAGAACCTGGACGCGTTCCCCGACACCCAACCGGTGCTGAGCCCGGGCTGGGCGATCGGCGGCTGGTTCCTGCCGATCGCGAACCTGGTCGTGCCGGGCCGGATGGTCGCCAACGTGGCGCGCCAGAGCGTGCGCGAGGGCTGGGTCAGCGCGGTCGCCGTGATCTGGTGGGTGGCGCTGGTGCTGGCGACGGTCGCCGACCGGCTGGCCGGCGTGGTGCAGCCGTCCCAGACCGACGACGTGGTGATCGCGGTGATGGACAACTACCTCACCATCTCGATCATCCTGACGGTCTCGGTGGGGGCGGCGGTGATCGCCGCGGTCGCGTTCGCCGTCGCCGTCCCGCGCATCTCGGGGGCCCAGGAGGAACGCATCCACCGCGGTTGGTACGAGGAGCAGAACCGCACGGCGGTCGGCGCGTGA